One segment of Theobroma cacao cultivar B97-61/B2 chromosome 9, Criollo_cocoa_genome_V2, whole genome shotgun sequence DNA contains the following:
- the LOC108663456 gene encoding pentatricopeptide repeat-containing protein At2g28050 isoform X1, whose translation MKVSGIEISVYSLTAVVDGLCRNGDVKKGREIVEEMADRGIKANVITYNIMIDACAKRWDFEELDLVLGLMEKAGVEFNVETFKFLIDGYTSYGKINEAGRLIGEMHDKGLKVDTYLYNLMINGYCKLGSIENVLLLFDRMSNRGVKPNADTYWPLINGYSKVGEMEMAMKYVNEMQKKGFELDKVMYDMLIDRFCQNGMVDEAFELRIEMERKGFHSDMYLCNQMGKLLCEIYQTEKAKMLLNIMIKRGVCPKAVSFTSAIS comes from the exons ATGAAAGTCTCAG GTATTGAAATTTCTGTTTATTCATTGACAGCTGTGGTTGATGGGTTGTGTAGAAACGGGGATGTGAAGAAAGGTAGAGAGATAGTGGAGGAGATGGCAGATAGAGGGATTAAAGCCAATGTAATAACTTATAATATTATGATAGATGCTTGTGCAAAGAGATGGGATTTTGAGGAGTTGGATTTGGTGTTAGGTTTGATGGAAAAAGCAGGAGTGGAATTCAATGTCGAGACCTTTAAATTTTTGATTGATGGGTATACAAGCTATGGGAAAATCAATGAAGCTGGAAGGTTGATTGGAGAGATGCATGACAAAGGTTTGAAAGTTGATACTTATTTGTATAATTTGATGATAAATGGTTATTGCAAGTTAGGATCAATAGAGAATGTGTTATTGTTGTTTGATAGAATGAGCAATAGAGGTGTAAAGCCAAATGCTGATACATATTGGCCGTTAATAAATGGGTATTCGAAGGTTGGAGAAATGGAAATGGCAATGAAGTATGTAAATGAGATGCAAAAGAAGGGATTTGAGTTGGACAAGGTTATGTATGATATGTTGATTGATAGATTTTGCCAGAATGGGATGGTTGATGAAGCTTTTGAGTTGCGAATTGAGATGGAGAGGAAAGGATTTCATTCTGATATGTACCTATGCAATCAGATGGGGAAATTATTGTGTGAAATTTATCAGACTGAGAAAGCAAAGATGCTGCTTAACATAATGATTAAGAGGGGTGTATGCCCTAAAGCAGTAAGCTTCACATCTGCAATCAGCTAA
- the LOC18590929 gene encoding ruBisCO large subunit-binding protein subunit alpha, producing the protein MASANALSSASILCSPKPGGLRRRGNQQQNQRLNYRQGNSRFAVRASAKEIAFDQSSRTSMQAGIDKLADAVGLTLGPRGRNVVLDEFGSPKVVNDGVTIARAIELPDAMENAGAALIREVASKTNDSAGDGTTTASVLAREIIKLGLLSVTSGANPVSVKRGIDKTVQGLVEELEKKARPVKGRDDIEAVATISAGNDDLIGTMIADAIDKVGPDGVLSIESSSSFETTVDVEEGMEIDRGYISPQFVTNPEKLICEFENARVLITDQKISAIKDIIPLLEKTTQLRSPLLIIAEDVTGEALATLVVNKLRGILNVAAIKAPGFGERRKALLQDIAILTGAEFQASDLGLLVENTSVEQLGIARKVIISKDSTQLIAEAASKDEIQARVAQLKKELAETDSVYDTEKLAERIAKLSGGVAVIKVGAATETELEDRKLRIEDAKNATFAAIEEGIVPGGGAAFVHLTTCVPAIKDKLEEADERLGADIVQKALVAPASLIAQNAGMEGEVVVEKVKNSEWEIGYNAMTDKYENLLEAGVIDPAKVTRCALQNASSVAGMVLTTQAIVVEKPKPKAPAAAAAQGLTI; encoded by the exons ATGGCCTCTGCTAATGCTCTTTCTTCAGCTTCCATTCTTTGCTCTCCCAAGCCG GGGGGTTTGAGGAGGAGGGGAAATCAGCAGCAGAACCAGAGGCTAAATTACCGGCAAGGAAACAGCCGATTTGCTGTGAGAGCTTCTGCAAAAGAAATTGCGTTTGACCAGAGCTCAAGGACTTCAATGCAAGCTGGCATTGATAAGCTTGCTGATGCTGTTGGCCTTACTCTTGGTCCCAGGG GGAGGAATGTTGTGTTGGATGAATTTGGAAGTCCAAAGGTAGTCAATGATGGAGTGACAATAGCCAGAGCTATTGAGCTACCTGATGCCATGGAAAATGCTGGTGCAGCTCTCATTAGAGAG GTGGCAAGTAAAACAAATGACTCTGCTGGTGATGGGACGACTACGGCATCTGTACTTGCACGAGAAATAATCAAACTAGGACTTCTGAGTGTTACCTCTGGTGCAAATCCAGTCTCAGTAAAGAGGGGAATTGATAAAACTGTACAAGGGTTGGTAGAAGAGCTGGAAAAGAAGGCTAGACCTGTTAAAGGTCGTGATGATATTGAAG CTGTGGCTACCATTTCTGCTGGAAATGATGACCTTATTGGAACAATGATTGCTGATGCAATTGACAAGGTTGGGCCCGATGGTGTTCTGTCCATTGAGTCATCATCCTCATTTGAGACCACAGTTGATGTTGAGGAAGGAATGGAG ATTGACAGAGGTTACATCTCCCCACAATTTGTAACAAATCCTGAGAAATTGATTTGTGAATTTGAGAATGCAAGAGTGTTGATAACTGATCAAAAGATTTCAGCAATAAAGGACATAATTCCACTGTTGGAGAAGACTACTCAATTGAGGTCTCCTTTGCTTATAATTGCTGAAGATGTCACTGGAGAGGCTCTGGCCACACTTGTGGTGAACAAGCTGCGGGGTATTCTCAATGTTGCTGCCATTAAAGCTCCTGGCTTTGGTGAGAGGAGAAAAGCTCTCCTTCAAGACATTGCCATTCTGACTG GTGCTGAGTTCCAAGCTAGTGATCTGGGTTTGCTTGTTGAAAACACCTCAGTCGAGCAGCTTGGTATAGCCAGAAAAGTGATCATTAGCAAGGATTCAACTCAACTAATAGCTGAGGCTGCTTCAAAGGATGAGATACAAGCTAGAGTGGCACAACTAAAGAAGGAGTTAGCTGAGACAGATTCTGTTTATGACACGGAGAAATTGGCAGAAAGGATTGCCAAATTATCTGGTGGTGTTGCAGTCATTAAGGTGGGGGCTGCAACAGAGACTGAACTTGAGGATCGCAAGCTACGGATTGAAGATGCCAAGAATGCTACTTTTGCTGCCATAGAGGAAGGGATTGTACCCGGTGGTGGTGCTGCATTTGTTCATCTCACAACTTGTGTTCCTGCAATTAAGGACAAGCTTGAAGAAGCAGATGAGCGCTTAGGAGCTGACATTGTGCAGAAG GCTCTGGTTGCACCAGCCTCACTGATAGCTCAAAATGCAGGAATGGAAGGTGAGGTAGTCGTGGAGAAGGTGAAGAATAGTGAATGGGAGATTGGTTACAATGCCATGACAGACAAATATGAGAACTTGCTGGAGGCTGGAGTTATTGACCCTGCAAAGGTGACAAGATGTGCATTGCAGAATGCATCTTCAGTTGCAGGAATGGTCCTTACCACTCAGGCCATTGTCGTTGAGAAGCCCAAGCCTAAGGCTCCTGCAGCTGCTGCTGCTCAAGGTCttacaatttaa
- the LOC18590931 gene encoding P-loop NTPase domain-containing protein LPA1 homolog 2 — protein MAELAKVLYIVVVDEGEKREKETSSFRYTRPVLQSTLQLMGCKARHAFKISQRVFALTRSESSYNSLLQEGSETLNSDGLRGNSEKEDVCPANGDRNKSIPFELYKRRTSVVVKRETFLDVVCDALAEYKYVGPNQRADLILACRIRERKESVTVLLCGTSGCGKSTLSALLGSRLGVTTVISTDSIRHMMRSFVNEKQNPLLWASTYHAGECLDPVAVAEAKAKKKAKKLAGTTQSLPKGEQADGSSAGKSNAQPMENGSTSTELISLKQMAVEGFKAQSEMVIDSLDRLITAWEERKESVVVEGVHLSLNFVMGLMKKHPSIIPFMIYITNEDKHLERFAVRAKYMTLDPAKNKYVKYIRNIRTIQDYLCKRADKHLVPKINNTNVDKSVAAIHATVFSCLRRREAGEPLYDSITNTVAVVDEEYRNQCAANSLSSKGMFQLIQRNGSSRQLMALLNTDGSVAKAWPVESVDGNGRSISGHGAEGGIGIPLYGPLIIGKAEPVNLQFGHFGISAWPSDGGTSRAGSVDESRCDGTDNGSRYQSSCCSSPRMSDGPAKELKEENSVYGSDEEVDDPPEADSDEDFSDDGDKQVHEEVGSVDEGSTKSDEEYDDLAMQDVQENGYWSDDDEDRCDKVVTMSGDQATHTRADKYNKNLDLFLRSRSEQLSEPLCSYSSLLMERNKRGLAPFGNVKMRKRSLSIPAIGKHGSIISDPILSGAPQR, from the exons ATGGCAGAGTTAGCGAAGGTGTTGTATATAGTTGTGGTGGACGAAGgtgagaagagagagaaggagaCGTCGTCGTTTCGATACACGCGACCCGTTCTTCAGAGCACTCTTCAACTCATGGGCTGCAAAGCTCGTCATGCCTTCAAg ATTAGCCAAAGGGTTTTTGCATTGACAAGAAGTGAGTCTTCTTACAACTCTCTACTTCAAGAAGGAAGTGAGACATTGAATTCTGATGGTTTGAGAGGAAACTCTGAGAAGGAAGATGTTTGTCCTGCCAATGGTGATAGAAATAAGAGTATACCATTTGAGTTGTACAAAAGACGCACATCTGTTGTTGTTAAAAGAGAAACTTTCTTAGATGTTGTCTGTGATGCTCTGGCTGAATATAAGTATGTGGGTCCAAACCAGAGGGCTGACTTGATTTTGGCTTGCAG AATCCGAGAGAGGAAGGAATCTGTAACTGTGCTGTTGTGTGGCACTAGCGGTTGTGGCAAATCAACTCTGTCTGCTTTGCTG GGTAGCAGGTTGGGAGTTACAACTGTGATTTCAACTGACTCGATTCGCCACATGATGAGGAGTTTTGTAAATGAGAAGCAAAATCCTTTACTCTGGGCTTCGACCTACCATGCTGGGGAGTGTTTGGATCCTGTGGCAGTTGCAGAAGCGAAGGCtaagaagaaagcaaaaaaattgGCAGGCACCACTCAATCACTTCCTAAAGGTGAGCAAGCGGATGGTTCTTCGGCTGGCAAGTCCAATGCTCAACCAATGGAGAATGGTTCTACTAGTACTGAATTGATCAGTCTCAAACAGATGGCTGTTGAAGGATTCAAGGCACAAAGTGAGATGGTCATTGACAGTCTAGACAGACTGATTACTGCAtgggaagaaaggaaagagtCTGTAGTTGTCGAGGGTGTTCACTTAAGCCTTAATTTTGTT ATGGGGCTTATGAAGAAACATCCTTCGATTATTCCTTTCATGATATACATTACAAATGAAGACAAACACTTGGAACGATTTGCAGTTCGTGCAAAGTACATGACATTGGACcctgcaaaaaataaatatgtgaaATATATAAGGAATATCAGGACGATACAGGATTATCTATGCAAAAGAGCTGACAAGCATTTGGTccccaaaataaacaacacAAATGTTGACAAAAGTGTGGCGGCCATACATGCAACAGTTTTCAGTTGCCTCCGGAGGCGTGAAGCTGGGGAGCCACTTTATGATTCTATAACAAATACAGTTGCTGTGGTTGATGAGGAATACCGGAATCAGTGTGCTGCCAATTCGCTGAGCTCCAAGGGAATGTTTCAGCTGATCCAGAGGAATGGTTCTTCGAGGCAACTGATGGCTCTTCTTAACACTGATGGATCTGTGGCAAAAGCTTGGCCAGTTGAATCAGTTGATGGTAATGGAAGGTCCATATCTGGCCATGGGGCAGAGGGTGGAATAGGCATTCCCTTGTATGGACCTTTAATAATTGGCAAGGCTGAACCTGTTAATCTTCAATTTGGTCACTTTGGAATTAGTGCCTGGCCTAGTGATGGTGGCACAAGTCGTGCTGGAAGTGTAGATGAGTCAAGATGTGATGGGACTGATAATGGCAGTAGATACCAATCTTCTTGCTGCAGCTCGCCAAGGATGTCTGATGGTCCTGCAAAGGAG CTAAAGGAGGAAAATTCAGTGTATGGCAGTGATGAAGAAGTTGACGATCCACCTGAAGCAGACAGTGATGAGGATTTTAGTGATGATGGTGACAAACAAGTCCATGAAGAG GTGGGCTCTGTTGATGAAGGCTCAACAAAGTCAGATGAAGAGTATGATGATCTGGCAATGCAGGATGTGCAGGAGAATGGCTACTGGtcagatgatgatgaagaccGTTGTGACAAGGTGGTGACGATGTCTGGGGATCAAGCAACCCACACAAGAGCGGATAAATATAACAAGAATTTGGACCTCTTCCTCAGAAGTAGAAGTGAGCAGTTGTCCGAACCATTATGCTCTTATTCGTCTCTGCTTATGGAGAGAAACAAGAGGGGATTGGCACCTTTCGGCAATGTTAAAATGAGAAAACGCTCCCTCAGTATTCCAGCCATAGGGAAGCATGGCTCTATAATCAGTGATCCCATACTTTCAGGAGCCCCACAGCGGTAG
- the LOC108663456 gene encoding pentatricopeptide repeat-containing protein At2g28050 isoform X2, which yields MKVSAVVDGLCRNGDVKKGREIVEEMADRGIKANVITYNIMIDACAKRWDFEELDLVLGLMEKAGVEFNVETFKFLIDGYTSYGKINEAGRLIGEMHDKGLKVDTYLYNLMINGYCKLGSIENVLLLFDRMSNRGVKPNADTYWPLINGYSKVGEMEMAMKYVNEMQKKGFELDKVMYDMLIDRFCQNGMVDEAFELRIEMERKGFHSDMYLCNQMGKLLCEIYQTEKAKMLLNIMIKRGVCPKAVSFTSAIS from the exons ATGAAAGTCTCAG CTGTGGTTGATGGGTTGTGTAGAAACGGGGATGTGAAGAAAGGTAGAGAGATAGTGGAGGAGATGGCAGATAGAGGGATTAAAGCCAATGTAATAACTTATAATATTATGATAGATGCTTGTGCAAAGAGATGGGATTTTGAGGAGTTGGATTTGGTGTTAGGTTTGATGGAAAAAGCAGGAGTGGAATTCAATGTCGAGACCTTTAAATTTTTGATTGATGGGTATACAAGCTATGGGAAAATCAATGAAGCTGGAAGGTTGATTGGAGAGATGCATGACAAAGGTTTGAAAGTTGATACTTATTTGTATAATTTGATGATAAATGGTTATTGCAAGTTAGGATCAATAGAGAATGTGTTATTGTTGTTTGATAGAATGAGCAATAGAGGTGTAAAGCCAAATGCTGATACATATTGGCCGTTAATAAATGGGTATTCGAAGGTTGGAGAAATGGAAATGGCAATGAAGTATGTAAATGAGATGCAAAAGAAGGGATTTGAGTTGGACAAGGTTATGTATGATATGTTGATTGATAGATTTTGCCAGAATGGGATGGTTGATGAAGCTTTTGAGTTGCGAATTGAGATGGAGAGGAAAGGATTTCATTCTGATATGTACCTATGCAATCAGATGGGGAAATTATTGTGTGAAATTTATCAGACTGAGAAAGCAAAGATGCTGCTTAACATAATGATTAAGAGGGGTGTATGCCCTAAAGCAGTAAGCTTCACATCTGCAATCAGCTAA
- the LOC18590928 gene encoding RNA polymerase I termination factor has translation MGKKMHEKDGHKRVNNQVEEGNAVEKESDFLDVSAGNMNDVSKLINRDHDKNKRKEDNCEKKKDRMKKRKSEFDTDKKESQKAPKKHKKSKDGVGEVKEASMEICRAGKENIKNESSKAMYLGNNFELEAKRARKDKHKNKIRDGIDAVTTATETLEHGKMQETVEVLKSCSTEDINKMVHGKEREYEKRKKKKHNLEKVTGNVDGHIAVMSSITDGNETDKKKDREDGNVIKKVEDSGNGKKRKKKSINYGLGVDKPRKMSTGIENHEFLYSNVELNGNAVECRKLGIAVDNDEDGNRGKKKKKKKKKKKRKSKSLKTGSDGKEHQSFKGYKDREVDSNDKEDPADNEVECTELGGGVDNTEDGNRGRKKKSKSVKSDLEGKHHKGDARTRKSVNTTNQSEDAAPKDISKKVSFSDHVEVFPCADGIVDENMDGKEGLVYGKRYSKEEDAIVMDAVANYIESNNLGEEGLDMVLNCRAYPQVRNCWKEIQAAIPWRPCDSVYRRAHVLFERDEKRPWTPEEYELIQKFVEKHGPRWKLLADTLGKHRHHVKDTWRRIKLTNAKRGNWSQEEYQNLFDLVNLDLSMKAFEEKKSKHGMLRDNICWSAISDKMETRGFALCCKKWYYSLASPMVAEGIWADADDYRMLDALSSLDACCMEDVDWDNLIEHRSGDLCRKRWNQMVQHIGPHGVKSFAEQVEVLANRYRPDMLDAREAYDSKCPVDLP, from the coding sequence ATGGGTAAGAAGATGCATGAAAAGGATGGGCATAAAAGGGTCAATAACCAGGTTGAAGAAGGCAATGCTGTTGAAAAGGAAAGTGATTTTTTGGATGTGTCAGCTGGGAATATGAATGATGTTTCCAAATTAATCAACAGAGATCATGATAAGAATAAGAGAAAAGAGGATAACTgtgaaaagaagaaggatcggatgaaaaagaggaaatcaGAGTTTGATACAGATAAAAAGGAATCTCAGAAGGCTCCAAAGAAGCATAAGAAAAGTAAAGATGGAGTTGGTGAAGTTAAAGAGGCTTCAATGGAAATTTGTAGAGCTGGAAAAGAGAATATAAAAAACGAAAGTAGTAAGGCAATGTATTTGGGGAACAATTTTGAGTTGGAAGCAAAAAGGGCTAGGAAAGATAAACACAAGAACAAGATTAGAGATGGGATTGATGCAGTCACTACTGCAACTGAAACCCTTGAACATGGTAAAATGCAAGAGACAGTTGAGGTACTAAAAAGCTGCAGCACTGAAGACATTAACAAGATGGTGCATGGAAAAGAACGTGAATATGAGAAgcgaaagaagaagaaacacaaCTTGGAGAAGGTGACTGGTAATGTTGATGGTCATATTGCAGTCATGAGCAGCATAACTGATGGAAATGAAACTGACAAGAAGAAAGACCGAGAAGATGGGAATGTCATTAAAAAGGTTGAGGACTCTGGGAAtgggaagaagagaaagaagaaaagcattAATTATGGTTTGGGTGTTGATAAACCGAGGAAGATGAGCACTGGGATTGAAAATCATGAGTTTCTCTACAGCAATGTTGAGTTAAATGGTAATGCAGTAGAATGCAGAAAGTTAGGCATTGCTGTTGATAATGATGAAGATGGCAATAggggaaagaagaagaagaagaagaagaagaagaagaagaggaaatcCAAATCTCTGAAAACTGGTTCAGATGGTAAAGAGCATCAATCTTTTAAGGGATATAAAGATCGTGAGGTTGACAGCAATGATAAAGAGGATCCAGCTGACAATGAGGTAGAATGCACAGAATTAGGAGGTGGTGTTGATAATACTGAAGATGGTAACAGAGGCAGGAAGAAGAAATCTAAATCAGTGAAGAGTGATTTGGAGGGTAAACATCATAAAGGAGATGCAAGAACCAGAAAAAGTGTCAACACTACCAATCAATCTGAAGATGCTGCACCTAAAGATATATCTAAGAAAGTGAGTTTCTCTGATCATGTTGAGGTTTTCCCTTGTGCGGATGGTATAGTTGATGAAAACATGGATGGCAAAGAAGGCTTAGTGTATGGTAAGCGTTactcaaaagaagaagatgctATCGTTATGGATGCTGTTGCCAATTACATTGAGTCTAATAATTTAGGTGAGGAGGGTCTAGATATGGTTCTGAACTGTAGAGCTTACCCCCAAGTCAGAAACTGTTGGAAGGAAATTCAAGCAGCCATTCCTTGGAGGCCATGTGATAGTGTGTACCGTCGAGCTCATGTTCTTTTCGAAAGGGATGAGAAGCGTCCATGGACCCCTGAAGAGTATGAATTGATCCAAAAGTTTGTTGAAAAACATGGACCGAGGTGGAAATTGTTGGCCGACACACTTGGCAAGCATAGGCACCATGTAAAAGATACATGGCGTAGAATAAAATTGACCAATGCAAAGAGAGGGAATTGGTCTCAAGAGGAGTACcagaatttatttgacttagtAAACTTGGATTTATCTATGAAAGCTTTTGAGGAAAAGAAATCCAAGCATGGAATGTTGCGAGACAATATTTGTTGGAGTGCGATTAGTGACAAGATGGAAACAAGAGGTTTTGCACTTTGTTGCAAAAAATGGTATTACAGCTTAGCGTCTCCTATGGTAGCAGAAGGCATATGGGCTGATGCTGATGACTATCGCATGCTAGATGCTCTTTCTAGCTTGGATGCTTGCTGCATGGAAGATGTGGACTGGGACAACCTTATTGAGCATAGGTCTGGAGATTTATGTCGAAAACGGTGGAACCAAATGGTTCAACATATAGGTCCACATGGGGTCAAGTCTTTTGCTGAACAAGTTGAAGTTCTTGCTAATCGATATCGTCCAGATATGCTTGATGCAAGAGAGGCCTATGATAGCAAATGTCCTGTCGATCTGCCATAG